In Procambarus clarkii isolate CNS0578487 chromosome 13, FALCON_Pclarkii_2.0, whole genome shotgun sequence, the genomic stretch aaaccggtgcttcaccaccgtCCCAACCCATGTAAACAAGGATATGAGGGCCGtctcggggaaggtcaccggctcgccgtgaacactcacaaacgacaagggcccccagggatccgagatctccacAAACACAGCCGAAGCCGGAAGAGGAAGCGTGCGGCCATCCCAGCGAGGCACAAACTCCCAGTAAACATGTGACGTGGCGAATGACACCGCAACACGGGTGGGCGACAACTTCTCGAGGCCCAGGAGCTCGGGGACGTCAACATGGAGGACGTCCAGGAGAGCAATCTCTACAACGGGCCAGTCCACAACAGCAGAAAAGTTCAGCCGCACTGTGTCGATCCTCCGAATGCGGCTAGTATCAGCCGCATCCATACCGGCAGGCAGGGCCCTGACCAGCGGgcgctccacacccccccccccccccccacagcaaacCGCCACTCAGCAACGGCAGACGACTACTGACAGCCGAAGCCCGACGTCTGCACCCTTTGGTGGTGCAGCCAGGAATCCTCATGTCACGTTAATTTGGGGCCTGTCGTAGGAGTCTTGTTCAGGTATGTTCCTAGACTCTTCACTTAAAGTTGTGGTAATTGTACTTTATTACAGGTTTATCTTTTCAGAAATCTTTGAGTAATTTTAATGGTGCTTCATACTGTTTGCTTTCCAGGTGTAGTAATTTAAGACTGTTGGATTGATTTTGGATTACGTGATGTTTTGTGCCCAAATTCATACTCGTAATTGGTTGTTCAATAATCGTTGTTATATCCTGTGATTTCCATCTTATTCTCGTCCTTACAGGAGAGTTCTCATTACGGCAGATCACCCCCTttagtaccctggtactttggtctgtctccgGGCTAATAAGCCTTTTCTTTGCAATCCGAACGTAGGAGgacacagagggccatagttcctctcgcacggacTACGCTGTACGGTTGGGACCAATACAACAGTTCTCGTCATTAATTGACACTTTTCGCACCCCTATAGGTCGGTCAGAGATATGGTACTTTCAAAGGTAGGGAGTTACCATTCGTTTCCAGAACACAAGGAGTGTTAACTCTGTAAGTACTATCTAGTTTTAGTAGGACACCTTTTATCTTTGTTCTCGTCATTTAGAGACCACGTAAGAAATCCCTACATTTTTTGCACTACCTTTGAGACAATTATGTTTCACAAATTAAATAGGAtccctcttgcccttatcctcatcatatagagtaccgggtacaagattccctACGTTCTAGAAACATTTCGTTTCATTCTTTGATCTAAGTAATCAAGTCAATTCAATTACCGAAGTTAATTGTCGTAACCTTGACTATTAAGTTTAAACAGGATAGTTTACATTTTCCACGtcatcctgtcagtttgacatctCATATTTTGGTTCatcaactgaggtattttctttgCATACTATTTGCTCTCATTctgttcaccatgtttcgtctatcAGCTTTCCGACAGAATCCGAACGATAAAGTGGGCACACTAGTTCGTGCCACTTAGGTGGAGTTGCTGACTCTAGTAAATGAGTACCGCATTACTGCCCCCcatggagccactaaaactgATCTCCATAACCTTATACTTGGTCATCTATTAGACAATGATAATATTACATCTGAGTCACATGAACAACACTTAATTGCAGATAGGAGCGCCGTGGCAGCCATGAAATTGAAGATAGAGCTTGCCTCTCTCGAACGCGAACGTCAGAAGGAAGCTCTCCAGATGCAGAAGGAACAACTTGAACTACAAAAGCAACAAGTTGAACTGCAACGTGAACGTGAGAGGGAGCAAGCTGCCCTCAAACAGGAAGCACTTCAAAtgaaagaacgtgaagctgcccttCAACGTGAGGGTGAACATGAAGTTCTTCTAATGAAAGAACGTGAAGCTACTCTTCAGAGGGAAGCTCTTCAGCTCCATAAAAACAACTCGAGTTCCAACTTGAACACGAGAAGAAACAAACCGAACTTCAACACGAAGCCGCTGAAAAACAAGCCGCCATTGTTAAAGAGCAACGACGTAAGGAGCTTGACTtgaaaactacacaccacactcaacgcAAGGAAGCAGAAGCTAACCTGCCGGTACGTTTCAACCTTTCTCATGCAATTTAGTTAATGCCATCTTTTGTTGAGGCTGAGGTAGATGTATTCtttacttcatttgaggctctagctaaccaactaagctggcctcaggatcagtggtctgtaCTTCTCAGGTCTCATTTGACAGGTAGAGCTGCCGTGACTCACAGTACAATAGCGTCCGAAACCGACTACAAGGTATTGAAACAGGCAGTGCTCAATGCCTACCTCCTATCCATAAAAAGCTACAGACATAAGTTTAGGGATTACCTTAAAGCGAGTGCTACTACTTACCTAGAGGTTGCAAATAACAAAAAagagatatttcatgaagtggctggaagccgcacaagtctccacctttacagatctcGTCAACCTTCTCCTGGTGAAAGAATTCCTCAGGCCTGTACCTAATCCCATACGTCTCTACCTACCAAACAAGGAAGAAACCGACCTCACTAGATGGTCACAAttggctgactcctacagtctCATTCAGAGTTACATCCGACTTACCTTCTAGTAAGACATCTTGGTCTAGTCCTGAAAAAGTGAGCACCAGTAATGTGAACGCTTCGTTGTATTGCAATTACTGCAAAGATTATGGGCATACCATAGAAAAGTGTACCAATCCTCACTGTAAGGTCAGCCGTGAGACTAAGCCCAAATCACCTCCTCCTAAAATTCATAAGATTCCTAAGCCTGTGATGATTTTTTTTGTTTCATctattgatctttctctcttcaacagacaccTGTACTCCTAAACTGTCTCTGCCAGCGGTGAAGCTTCGGAGGAAAGGTTCAAGGTGAACATCTTGAGAGACACAGCTGCTCAACAATCTATACTTCTGAAGTCAGCTGCACTGACTTCAACCAACGAAACCTGAAGTtcccaacgtcacctacaccggagagacTGTCCTCATTACAGATCTCACTGCAACTACCCCCTTATCAACTTGCCAGAGTCCGCCTGGAATGTTCATTTATACAAGGTGAAGTCCATGTCGCCATCCGGAAAAGGCCTTTTCCCATATCAGGAattcaacttctcctaggcaacgacttggcagaagatcaacaACCTACGAATCTAATCATCACAGAAaatccccaggtatgtgactcatcAGTGGAAAATCCTATTTTGCAGTTTGTTATAGAAGAGGTCCAAGCAACAGATGATTCTCATGACGTCTCCCATCCTGTCCTGATGACACGTGCACAAGCCACACTCCCGCAACCAGCTGTCCTTCAAGATTCTCAGAGTCTCCCACCGAATCTCACCATGCTGGAGTTCTgtaagttgcagagagaggatccctccttaacatctttattcctacaggctcagacacaacctAACTCTATCCCTGGGTTCTTTGTAGAGAACCAAGTGTTATACCGGCATTATAGACCCAGGAAATTGGAGGACAACAATCGGGTCAAAATCACCCAACTGGtagttcctaccagcctgcgaccAGAGATCTTGCATCTGGTCCATGGATCTCACTCACACTACGGCTTTTACAAGACCTACAAGGCCCTAAAATAGGACTACTACTGGCCCAGGTATGATTCAAGATATCAAACACTTTGTGAAAAATTGCCAAGAGTCTCGGATGACAGGTAAGCCGAACGCTCCTCTATTCAAGGCTCCACTGATGCAGGTACCAGTGTCTTCAGAGCCGTTCAGCCCTTCCATTAACAACCATGACGAGCCTCTGTCCAAGACAAGCTCAGGTAACGTGCATATAAGTAACATCCCGTATTCTACCAACAGGTTTTCTACAGCAGTTTCCGTTCAGAACAGTACGGCTGCTAATGTTATGAAGCATCTCAGGAACCAGTGCCCGCAGTGCGGACATACCCAGGAAAGTCAGAGCAAATGTGACATCTTCTCCAACAACCTGTATGTTAGGAAAACCTTCATCTTCCACCCTGGCGATAAGAACACCATTCTACCACAGCGAGATGGGATCAGGCACTCCAGCTACTACCATCAAAGAGGAGCCACTCAACATCCTGCCCGACGTGCAACACAACGAATCATCTAATATAATAGGTTACAACTTCATCCTCTAGAACCTCAACATTCTTCGGTCCCTGCATCAGGCTCATTTCTCCAAACTTCGCTGAGTCCTGCTGCACCatgtgaacatcttgtatcacaaACTTCTTTGGTTCCTACTGCTGGCCCAGTTCTCCAACCAGCGCTTGCTATGCTGGGCATTGCAATTGATGAATCATCTCACCATCACCTCGGATCACCATTCTCGTCGATCCATTCAGCTGGCTCAGTTCTCAAACACGCTTGTACTTCACTGAGTCCTGCAGTGCTACCTCAACATCTTCAACAAGCACCATTTTCTTACACTTCTGCAGCAGACCCAGTTCACTAACCAGCACCAGTACTTGTTATGCTGGGCTCCATATCTGCAGAACATCATCATCTTTATCAAGGGCTCGGACAACGTCGTCGCCAACACGCTCTCCCAAGTCCACGAGGTGGAACATTCTACTCCACACTCCCCTGCAGTCGAATAAGTGATAGGAACAGGCTTTGGGGGAGAGCTGTCACGAGAATCTCTCTTAAAAGGAAATTTAGGCCTGTtccatcatcacctattctacCACACCACGTCTGCATATTCAAGAATTTATAGCAAGAGCAACAAAAACTACTTCTCAGACGTCTAGACAGTAGTTTACTCCCCCTTACACTCCAATGCCCGTCACTCCATCGCACCTGGTGGCTGGGAGCTCATGCCATCAGCCGGGAACGAGCGCAATGGTAGTTTGTGTGAGCCGGGCTCCAATTATCGAAGATACCAGCGCCACCTGCCTTGGTCCAGCTCCCAAATAAATAGAAGCCAGCCACCACCACGATTCAGAATACTCCTCAGTGCTCAACTGCTGTGTGGTAGTAGATTTACGAAGCCTGGCATACAGTATTCGGCACTATTTTATTGTTTGTACTTTAACATAACGTTAAATtgtttgtttgattgtttttCAATCTCCTGTCACCTCTCACTCTTGTGAGAGAAAAAgggctagcagccgtggagtgaggacgtttaccgaccctccgtggctgttggagttgtttgctgttttggtcgccaggtggtgtgggcgtccctgccctaccaattttgttgcctgcctggctgcgttgatgtggcagttctgacatggggggccatcttcctcctgttcagcgtgtgaactccatgggcctggagttcacttgtaaggctggttatccgacaaTCGAGATGGTGATACATGCTTCGTATCCCGGTGAAGGctatttacggtgtggagctagttacggcccatcgggttgttattaagttcgtgggggaggacgagtaccgggacttcctccgtcggtacgttgggcgtacgttgccgttgccagacgatgccggctctgtggcgatttcggacccagtggtgccctgacttatgtcagtatccatggtgcgcccctggaattccctgatgacctcctccggcgttacttcggggggtttggtactgttgtcagcgtgcgggtgaacacgctgtcctcggggcggtatgctgggaggcgtacaaacattcgcacattggggatgcgcctgcggttggatataccttcttctgtccggcttatggggtactacgtacgcgtgtattatgcccggcagcctcgtatctgtttccggtgtggcctgttggggcatcaggctgccgggtgctctgaggcccctgctgctcctgtcaacttgttccgcgacgaggatttcccgccgccccctctggaggcagtctccagtgatgttgatgaggtggtgtgcgtcccgtttgctgctgcagctcccccggcggcgcctgccgttcctccggttgttgccgtccctcctccggttcttgaggtaccgtcggttggtctgcctgatcctgttgctgttccagctgctcccgtgggccttcctggagctccctgtgtgacgtcgctgtcttctccctcgtcttctgatgctgcgcctggccctgtgtccgtgactcgggtcccggatgtgtttggtgctggggtggctgcggagcctcctgctgtgtgtggcccggttccccctgtgatagaggctgctgccgtcctggcgtcagttccttcggctcgtggtacccgtgtttctgggtcacttaccggctcggacgatatccggccggtgcccaaacgttcccggcgttcgtcttcttcctgggccgacgttcgtgacttcagtgactgcggggcttcgggtgttgacagtgtggatacggatgcgtcgatgtctccgcggttcgtggtggcggaggtccatgtgcctgccggtgctggtgcctgtgtctcggacgtgccttcggttctttctccgccgggggactctccacagtggggggtggtggcttccgctgccagggatggtgtggactctggtgctgggcgtggcctggtggtgacgttacagaAGGATGCGCGCCATCCGGATTCCctgctgttgtctggtggtgtgcccggggccgcgggttcccctgtggtgcgggtgcgcgttggggtccTGGggaacgtgttgccggcgtctgtgatgccgcagggtcactggtcgaagattgccgagttactgctgtctgacggaccggagtgttttcgttgggggcaagttcccttcctgtgggggcgagtggcgacttctcgcctcatgagtactaccatctgggtccccagtttgcaagtgtttgttgccccggttccggatgttatggcgtccccggtggatgtacgagacccttggcaatgggtgctctgggaggcgttcaatgtaaggttcccgcaggccaagttcccgggcaagtatgtgctctgatttcctgtgtatttgctctatgacattctgtgtgcccttctggctgtttgtttgccctgttctattatgtgcttctgcctctccctttgtgcgtagctttgccgtgtggcatattagtttctagtgcttggcgtcactcgtttcacgttttggcttggcatttcacctttcctggctttgcgattcacccttcacgggtacgccggggcgcatccgatcccacgatcgtcgtcgcccctaactcaacaacaacaacaacaacaaactcttGTGAGAGGTGACAAgaagacttgtcacctctccagacgactatctccttgttctcacgaaggctcttagctgccactttgagctcgggggacagtttggtgcttctgtagttacctcgaatctttcctccttctgcaataagttctgcttgcaaggtgtctttagtggaaaccttcttttgcgtctcgaggtcgaatatgttgtccaataggatctccaactccactttccaggccatctcgccaatatacgttattcttaaaaaagatgaatatctggcgaaaatgaatctcatactctctgaccaaactaaattccaaatgcTTACGAAGGAcattacagccgaattgaaaacaaaggtaaacagattcatcgaaactgtgaacgccaagaaatccggactccacctgccaaaggttattggggaatacaaacctgggtatgcatattgaaatgtcaagacccacaagcctggaaacgcacttcggtcaatcatcagccagatatctACACCCATGTACAAACTGACTACgcaactcaatggcttgctgactccttatgtaccttgtgctttcagcctgaagtctccaaaggaaattgttgacttactgcggggaacatgggccacagggataagagcctcgttggacgtagaatcactgtttaccaacgtacctgtggatgaaacaatcgagatgatagcgggcagagtgtatcgtgatccggcttgtactcctcttgacataacagaaaacattctaaggaaactactccaagcttgtactaaagaggcacccttcttgagcccagatgggcacatgtataagcaagtagatggggtcgccatgggttctcccctaggtgtcctgtttgcgaacttctacatgggtaccatcgagcagatggtcttagttgacatggacttgaaacctgccatatactgcaggtatgttgacgacatttttacacaggtacctgatgtcagacgtctgcaggagctgaaggagacattcgagcggaattctgtgttgagtttcacttacgagatggagaaggatgggaagctgcactttctagatgtaacagtcacagaaaggagcggaggcttccaaactgcagtctacactaaggaaacaaacataggaatgtgcctcaatgccaacagtgactgcccagacaggtacaagaggagtgttgtcaatgcttacgtcgaccgtgctctcagccacagctcaggatgaaagcaagtcgatgaagaactctgtagggtaaggcaggtcctagtcaacaacggcttctccaatgatttcgtcgaagacatcataagaaggaaagtgaaacgccatgcaacctctgaagagacaaccaacacaacacctataccccctattagactattttacaggaacttcttttccacagctcataaaacggaggaaagggtcctgaaagatattgtcaatagaaacgttatccctacagaaaaaatcagaggatacaactgacgatttactataaaaccagaaaaacggccagcctactcatgagaaactctccagacacaaaacagaacgctttaaaagagaccaacgtcgtctatgccttcaaatgcccacttggggactgtaagctccaaaaaacccagtatataggcaagacaacaacatctctttctaggctttaacgatgcataagcaacagggctccattaaggaacatataatctcttcccacaaccaaaccatcgccagagaaatcctagtaaacaacacagaaatcatcgataggtacagcgatagcaggcggcttgacgtttgcgaggcattacacatcaagaagtcaacaccagcaatcaacagccaattaatgcacaactatattctacccacctcaagactccgctccaatatagaagcatcaagaaatatggaccaataggctttctacaatcacttctattcaatacccattgtttcgtgttctgtcttgtgttgatgaaattaataccttattaaataccacctcaccccatccacctcactcaaatgtagatataaacaaaatcggagatgtgtaagttctattcagttgtgtatatgtaaactaaagtctttgaaaatgtaataagttttacgaaacgcgctcaagtgtcgcgtcagactagaaataaaaatgaattttggagaattgatttttgaattaccaccaacagtgaaaagaaatgtacgaaagattgagaaaattcgtgttagaattattaatcttactttttcggtcatatttaataatatatatatatatatatatatatatatatatatatatatatatatatatatatatatatatatatatatatatatatgtcgtacctaatagccagaacgcacttctcagcctactattcaaggcccgatttgcctaataagccaagttttcatgaattaatgttttttcgtctacctaacctaacctaacctagctttttttggctacctaacctaaccttacctataaatataggttaggttaggttaggtagagttggttaggttcggtcatatatctacgttaattttaactccaataaaaaaaaattgacctcatacatagagaaaagggttgctttatcatttcataagaaaaacattatagtaaatatattaattcaggaaaacttggcttattaggcaaatcgggccttgaatagtaggctgagaagtgagttctggctactaggtacgacatatatatatatatatatatatatatatatatatatatatatatatatatatatatatatatatatatatatatatatatatatatatatatatatatatatatatatatatatattatatcatgtTAGTTGTAAGCCAGTTTTTTTTTTAGGGTTTTCTTCATTTAGCCTTGTGTGGAAGACTTGCTGGGCTGCCTAGTGTGCAGGCAGGATATGTCATTTTTTCATAGTATTCTTTGTTATCATGTAATGTAA encodes the following:
- the LOC138364408 gene encoding uncharacterized protein, with translation MKLKIELASLERERQKEALQMQKEQLELQKQQVELQREREREQAALKQEALQMKEREAALQREGEHEVLLMKEREATLQREALQLHKNNSSSNLNTRRNKPNFNTKPLKNKPPLLKSNDFVIEEVQATDDSHDVSHPVLMTRAQATLPQPAVLQDSQSLPPNLTMLEFCKPNAPLFKAPLMQVPVSSEPFSPSINNHDEPLSKTSSGNVHISNIPYSTNRFSTAVSVQNSTAANVMKHLRNQCPQCGHTQESQSKCDIFSNNLFTIIKFYKVFQEQPVGSVTHCPSNKAPKCVTHGNGSDSTNLLLEGTNGCSKEERFNCIWDQPREAVVDKLRDL